A DNA window from Aquarana catesbeiana isolate 2022-GZ linkage group LG01, ASM4218655v1, whole genome shotgun sequence contains the following coding sequences:
- the LOC141130358 gene encoding uncharacterized protein, translating to MAENIGNAEPGTSTGQTTDHYHYEPKSFLSHAEVRDKKKKNEREKEKEKKKEKKKEEKRIYFYLKNVERHHFEHMQVPIPVYNVKHVATNRGLDGILDEEGFRIVDDTERENNSKCIPKTSPDFQELLYWSADITSKDLKKARQQAYEKVSNVIVPSDAKMFSGELREQFGNSPAFKKSVSRYGNFRFSFPLRDLLSFYKDQHCGDGEPQMKILGTELFKQEIAHYIVVHSPDTDKFDDFNKVPTVHRSSDPLPFVYRMDGTLYWRPESTSDPLKVIVTEDGDVRKECFEPCRYFTRDGTCFHIDKGIYSVWNYLVLAFHLPNGHLKIPKEKLIKNLTACDADEKNYLKRNPLHKKEAEKIVQDLREEVENRTCSK from the coding sequence ATGGCAGAGAACATTGGGAATGCAGAGCCAGGGACATCTACTGGCCAGACAACAGATCACTACCATTATGAGCCTAAAAGTTTTTTATCTCATGCAGAAGTtcgcgataaaaaaaaaaaaaatgagagagaaaaagagaaagagaaaaagaaagagaaaaagaaagaggaaaagcgTATATACTTTTACTTAAAAAACGTGGAACGTCACCATTTTGAACATATGCAGGTACCAATTCCAGTCTATAATGTGAAGCATGTCGCCACAAACAGAGGTTTGGATGGAATTTTGGATGAAGAGGGATTTAGAATAGTAGATGATACAGAGAGAGAAAATAACTCTAAATGTATACCTAAAACGAGTCCTGATTTCCAAGAGCTATTGTACTGGAGTGCAGACATCACCTCAAAAGATCTTAAGAAAGCCCGGCAACAAGCATATGAGAAAGTGAGCAATGTCATTGTCCCATCCGATGCCAAAATGTTTTCAGGAGAATTAAGAGAACAATTTGGCAACTCTCCGGCTTTTAAGAAATCTGTTTCTCGTTATGGTAACTTCAGGTTTTCCTTCCCATTACGTGACCTTCTATCTTTTTACAAAGATCAGCACTGCGGAGATGGAGAACCTCAGATGAAGATTCTGGGTACTGAGCTCTTCAAGCAGGAGATCGCTCATTATATTGTAGTGCATAGTCCTGACACTGACAAGTTTGATGACTTCAACAAGGTGCCCACTGTCCACAGAAGCTCTGATCCTCTGCCCTTTGTGTACCGGATGGATGGGACATTGTACTGGAGACCAGAGTCCACCTCCGACCCTCTTAAAGTAATTGTTACTGAAGATGGTGATGTCCGTAAGGAGTGCTTCGAGCCCTGTCGTTATTTTACCCGTGATGGTACCTGCTTCCATATTGATAAAGGAATCTACAGTGTGTGGAACTATCTGGTATTGGCTTTTCATCTCCCTAACGGCCACCTGAAGATTCCTAAGGAGAAGCTTATAAAGAACCTGACTGCCTGTGATGCAGATGAGAAGAATTATTTGAAAAGAAATCCTCTGCATAAAAAGGAGGCAGAGAAGATCGTCCAGGATTTAAGAGAAGAAGTTGAAAACAGAACATGTTCAAAATAG